A stretch of DNA from Desulfosarcina ovata subsp. ovata:
AGTTTCAGATTTTGGTCATTCCAGGGCTTGAGAAAGAACTTGTAGATGTGGCCCTCGTTGATGGCCTCGGTGATGGTGTCCACATCCGTGTATCCGGTCAGAATGATGCGCAGGATATCCGGGTAGCCTGCACGCACCTCTTTGAGAAACTCCGTTCCGTTCATTTCGGGCATGCGCTGATCCGAAATGACGATGTGAACTTCGTTTGCAGAGAGAATCTCAAGTCCTTGCCTGCCACTGCTACCGGTCAGCAGCCGGTACTCCTCCTTGCGCAGGAGGCGTTTCAGGGCGTTGAGAATATTTGGTTCGTCGTCGACACAAAGGACGGTGTGTTGAATGGATTCCATGTTGTTACCCTTGTTTGAAAAAGTCGGTGGCGGTGGCCATCTCTTCCTTTACCGCCGGAAACCAATCCGCAGAGTTTTTAAGTGCGTTCACCATGGGGTCCCTGATGGCCGCGGGCAGGGTGTCGGCATCCAGCCGGTAACCCGCCCGGTCGTCCATGATGTTGACCAGGGTATCGGCCACCCTTACCAGGCTGACCATGGACAGGGTTTCTGCCGGCCCGGTTGTACCGTGATGATATTGGATCGATTTTTCCAGTGTTTCCGGCAGCATCCAACGACGGGCGAGATGGCTGCCGATCCGTGTATGCGGCCAGCTGCCGAGTTGCCGTTCTGCCATGTAGAAGGTCGTCCGGTTCGCCTTGATCTCCTCCATGATGCGCTTGAAAAGATCGGGAAAGACATTGATCAGCACCACCTTGCCGATGTCGTGGAGCAGCCCGGCAGTAAACGCCTCCTCGGCCGGTGCCAGTCGGGTGCACTCGGCCAGGTGGCGGCACATGACCGCCACGCCGATGGCATGGGACCAAAAACCGGAAATATTGAACCCCTTCAGTTCGTTTTTCAATTTGAGGGTGTCGATGACACTCACCGTAACCACAGCATTCTGTACGGTGCCGTAGCCCAGCAGGGTGACGGCATGGCGCAGGTTGGTGACGCGGTTTCTAAAACCGAAGAAAGATGAGTTGACCAGACGCAGGATCTTCACCACCGTTGCCTGATCCCGCTCCAGGACGACCACCAGGCGTTCGATGGGCGTCTCGATATCCTGTAGCATTCGGTTCATCTCCATGGCGACCATGGGCAGGGTGGGCAGATTGTTGAGCGACTCCACGGTTTTTATCATCTGTTGTCGGTTCATGGGGTGTCGTGCTCCAATTGGCCCTCGTCTATCGGCAGGGAAACGTTGATGGCTTGGCCGATCAACCCGCGGCGACCGAATTCCTGGATGCTGGAGAGGCTGCTATCGCTGAGAACGGTTCCCCGGGTAAGCAGCAGGCGGCCGTCTTCGAGGCGAAGATCGTTGTGCAGGGTCATGCCTGCCTGCAACCGGTCGAATGGCAGATGGCTGACCGTTGACGAGACACTGTGGCTGCCGATGCAGCGCAGGAAGTGCCGCACCATGCCTGCATCGTATCTGATATCACTGTTCTCGAGGATGACTCTCTCCGCGATCGATCGACGCAAATTATCGTCCCGGCTGAACTCGAGATCGTCGATGATCGCTTTTGAAAGGTAACGGCGCGCCGAGGCCATCAACGCATTGATCTCATTGGGCCACAGGTGGAGTATCGTGCAATAATCCGCGGCCACGGCAAGAATCCGCGCCCCCACCGGGATGTCGTTACCCTCGCGTTTTTCGGGGAACCCGGAGCCGTCGACATTTTCATGGTGGTTGAGGATGATCTGGCCGACATCCTCGAATCCTTCCACCGAGGATAGCGTAAGGGCGGCAATGGCCGGGTGCT
This window harbors:
- a CDS encoding HDOD domain-containing protein, which codes for MNRQQMIKTVESLNNLPTLPMVAMEMNRMLQDIETPIERLVVVLERDQATVVKILRLVNSSFFGFRNRVTNLRHAVTLLGYGTVQNAVVTVSVIDTLKLKNELKGFNISGFWSHAIGVAVMCRHLAECTRLAPAEEAFTAGLLHDIGKVVLINVFPDLFKRIMEEIKANRTTFYMAERQLGSWPHTRIGSHLARRWMLPETLEKSIQYHHGTTGPAETLSMVSLVRVADTLVNIMDDRAGYRLDADTLPAAIRDPMVNALKNSADWFPAVKEEMATATDFFKQG